CGGAAGATATAAGCTGGGATTATGGATAAGAGACAGTGCTGCGGGTATCGGAACTTTGACATTTATTAAAGAAATCAAAAACGGATACAGTTTTGGAGCATTAGGTCATCCTATCTGCGATCCCGATACTTTGACAGTGGTACCTGTAAGATCAGGAGATATTTATAGATGCAATGTCGTAGGTATAAAGAGAAGTGAAAAAGGTGCGCCTGGTGAAATAAAGGGTGTGTTTTTAAAAGAAGGCAAAAGATTAGGAGAAATAAAGAAGAACAATAAGTTTGGCGTATTTGGTTCAATGAATGAAAGATTAATCAATCCTTTGTTTCCCAAGCCTATTGAAGTTTGTCCTAGACGCGCTGTAAAACCAGGCAAAGCCAAAATTGTAACCACTGTTGGCGATGAAGTTAAACAGTATGACATAGAGATAATTAAGACCAATTATCAAAGGTCAAGTGAAGAAAAAAGTATGGTAATCAGAGTCGTTGACAGCGAACTATTACAAAAAACAGGCGGAATAGTGCAGGGTATGAGCGGAAGCCCGATTATTCAAAACGGCAAACTTGTAGGTGCGGTAACTCATGTTTTTATTAATGACCCTACAAAAGGTTTTGGCGTTTATCTTGATTGGATGATAAATGAATAAGCGCATATAAATTTAGATTATTTTTATCCTTTTATTACAAATTGCGGCATTTTACATACTAAGCAATGTGGCAAAATAGTGTTATGAATATTGAAAAAAGCATTTATAACTATTTGTTATCTCTAAAATTAATGCCCACCTTAAAAGGATTTAACTATCTAAAAAGTGCTATTTTATTAGTTATTAATGACGGGAGCTTTTGTTCCTTAAAACACACAATATATCCTTGGATAGCTAAAACCTATAATACAACACCTCAAAACGTAGAGAGAAGCATAAGCAATGCAATAGATACCGCATGGCTTAATGGCAATATAAATGTTTTAAAAGCCGAATTTGGTGAGACAGTTAACGAATATAGAGGAAAGCCAACTAATAAAGAATTTATCTGTATGGCAGCAGATCGCATACGCCAGAGAATAAAAGTTATTAATATATAAATTTTTCCATATTATATATTATGTTAAAACTTGATATTGGTGGTTTTATTAATGAGCATTTTTCTCGCCATTTAAAATTTTATCTGGTAATAGGTGTATTTGTCATTGGCGGGATAATCTTAGGTATTATCAGCGCAAATAACATTAGCGGCGCATTGACGACAGAAAAGATAAAGTTAATTTTTTTTAGATCGATTTATATAGATGTAAATTTTTTTGCAGCTTTTTTTATAAATACCCTTATAATGCTGCTTTTGTTTTTGATAATTATTGCTGTTACGACAAGCGTCTTTTTGCTTCCTTTAGGTTTTATTTTGATAATCTATCGTGGATATCTTGCAGGCTTTGCCGCCATTGCGATTATACGTATTTTTGGCGGCGGCGGAATAGTCAATTTGATAATTATTTTTATTCCGTTTCAATTAGTGCTTTTGTTTTTTTTGACAGGATGTATGGCAGTATGCATGAGAAGGCTTATTAATAATATCCACTGCGGTTCTTTTTGTTTTAGAGGCACAGAATATGAAATAATGCTAAAAGAACTTATTGCGCTTTTTATAATTTTTATTGTTATAAATCTTTTACTTTCAATCATCGCTGTAATTATCACTAAGACATTTGTGATATCTCTTTAAATTCCTTTAAAATACATATTTTGGCATCATCAGAGAAAAACTAAAATCAAATAAAGTTATTTGAGGAACATTTATGAAAAAGAAGATTTCAATGCTTTTTTCTCTGATATTGATATCAGTTTTTGGTGTAATGCTTGCTTTTAATTCTTTATATAAAGCTAATGTTTATGCTGCGGTAGAAGAAGAAAAGGATTTCAAATCAAGCGTAAAGATTACATCAAAAGCAGCTTATGTTTGCGATTATGACACAAAAACAGTCATATTTGCTCATAACGAAAATGCCAGATTGCCTATTGCAAGTATGGTTAAAATTATGACATTATTGCTTTGTTACGAACACATTGACAGCGGAGCAATGACGCTTGAAGATATGGTTACCATAAGCGAAAATGCGGCTTCAATGGGCGGTTCTCAAGCTTTTT
The sequence above is drawn from the Clostridia bacterium genome and encodes:
- the spoIVB gene encoding SpoIVB peptidase, whose translation is GRYKLGLWIRDSAAGIGTLTFIKEIKNGYSFGALGHPICDPDTLTVVPVRSGDIYRCNVVGIKRSEKGAPGEIKGVFLKEGKRLGEIKKNNKFGVFGSMNERLINPLFPKPIEVCPRRAVKPGKAKIVTTVGDEVKQYDIEIIKTNYQRSSEEKSMVIRVVDSELLQKTGGIVQGMSGSPIIQNGKLVGAVTHVFINDPTKGFGVYLDWMINE
- a CDS encoding sporulation initiation factor Spo0A C-terminal domain-containing protein codes for the protein MNIEKSIYNYLLSLKLMPTLKGFNYLKSAILLVINDGSFCSLKHTIYPWIAKTYNTTPQNVERSISNAIDTAWLNGNINVLKAEFGETVNEYRGKPTNKEFICMAADRIRQRIKVINI
- a CDS encoding serine hydrolase: MKKKISMLFSLILISVFGVMLAFNSLYKANVYAAVEEEKDFKSSVKITSKAAYVCDYDTKTVIFAHNENARLPIASMVKIMTLLLCYEHIDSGAMTLEDMVTISENAASMGGSQAFLDANSQYKVNDLLKSIVIASANDSCVAMAEHICGSVEGFVEKMNKRAKELKMENTQFVNCTGLPAPGGYSCAKDVSTMLHELLKHKEYFLHSKIWMDKMIHKGGR